The Mercurialis annua linkage group LG8, ddMerAnnu1.2, whole genome shotgun sequence genome window below encodes:
- the LOC126661399 gene encoding uncharacterized protein LOC126661399 has translation MIRSIQAMENESKARSNAEVSWKLRSLPPTDYIFKIENFSLLSDSLAECFRSADFGVGGYKWKLSVSPGGNKEKKGHGYVSLYLVLSESNKFTFNQEVNVNFKLFVYDHIRDNYWTVQDTDEKVRRFQGIKREWGFDKLVSVSDFEDESNGYLKDDCCIFGAEIFVIENCSKGECLSMVKNPANNMYTWKIQNFSELDKQYCTESEKFAIGGSKWSIDVHPKGDSRAKGKSLSIFLRLNDDATFEHGRKLYAEFILRVRNQFEGKHHEMEGKYEFVSKRGWGFVDYMSLNDLNDKSKGFIHDNTLIVEVEFQVMTVLKELS, from the exons ATGATACGAAGCATACAAGCCATGGAAAATGAATCTAAAGCCAGGTCAAATGCAg AAGTAAGCTGGAAACTAAGAAGCCTTCCGCCTACAGACTACATCTTTAAGATCGAAAACTTCTCTCTTCTTTCCGATTCTTTAGCCGAGTGCTTCCGGTCTGCTGATTTTGGAGTTGGCGGCTATAAATG GAAGTTATCAGTGTCTCCGGGAGGAAACAAGGAAAAAAAAGGGCATGGATACGTATCTTTATATCTAGTTCTGTCCGAGTCCAATAAATTCACTTTCAATCAAGAGGTTAACGTAAATTTCAAGCTGTTTGTTTATGATCATATTCGCGACAATTACTGGACTGTTCAAG ATACTGATGAGAAAGTAAGGCGATTTCAAGGAATTAAAAGAGAATGGGGATTTGATAAACTTGTTTCCGTCTCTGATTTCGAAGATGAATCGAACGGATACTTAAAGGATGACTGTTGCATTTTTGGTGCTGAGATTTTTGTTATAGAAAATTGCAGCAAAGGTGAGTGCTTGTCGATGGTGAAGAACCCAGCAAACAATATGTATACAtggaaaattcaaaatttttcaGAATTGGACAAACAATATTGTACCGAATCCGAAAAGTTTGCCATAGGTGGCAGTAAGTG GAGCATAGATGTTCATCCAAAGGGAGATTCAAGAGCCAAAGGCAAAAGTTTATCCATATTTTTAAGATTAAATGATGATGCAACTTTTGAGCATGGAAGAAAGTTGTATGCAGAATTCATCTTACGAGTACGAAACCAATTTGAGGGAAAACATCATGAAATGGAAG GTAAGTATGAGTTCGTATCGAAGAGAGGATGGGGTTTTGTAGATTACATGTCCCTCAATGATCTCAATGACAAATCAAAGGGATTCATTCATGATAATACTTTGATCGTCGAAGTAGAATTTCAAGTCATGACGGTTCTTAAAGAGTTGTCCTGA